Below is a genomic region from Rhodopirellula bahusiensis.
TGAGTGAGTTGGCGAGGGTGTTGAGACATTCGATTAGCATCGAAGCTTGCTCTCGCTGCAAGCTCCCGTTCATTTGATTCCGAATCGGCTGGCTCACCGACCATGCTTGCTTTGCTTTCTTCCGGCCTGCGGCCGATAGCGAAACAGCTTTGGCTCGGAGATCTTTCGGATGCTGCCTTCTAATAATCATCCCCTTTTTTTCGAGCAACACGAGCATCGCTCTGATGGTGCTTGGGTCGGATGAAATACGGTCTGCCAGCTCCTTCTGTGTGAGTGTCTTATCCTCGGTCAGGGCAAGCATAAGCACGAATTGATCTGCGGTGAGTCCTAGCGGCGAAAGTACGGCATCTGTTCGACGGTGCAATGCCAAGTAGGCCGACCGAAGAGCAAGCGGCAGGTTTCGCAAATCGGTTTCGGGATGGAGCACGGGCTTGTTTCTATTTGGCATACAGCGATGGCAGTCGTGACGATGGTGACCCAAGACATTGCAAACTTCTAGGCGATCGAAAACGCCAAGCCGCCGACGGTGGGTGACGCTCTTGCCCACGGGTCTGGGGTGAAATTTGAAAGATTGCATCCAAAAAAGCGAAGTTAAAAGGCTTTGCCCGATAAACCGCGTGCACGCAGTATATCATCAACGGGGGCTAGCCAGCCGTCCGGAAGTCACTGCGGCCGGTTCTTCGCCCATGGTTTTCTTGGATGCGGTTCTTCCTTCAGCGATCAAGTGTAGTTTTCAGAGCGGAAAAGCTCTACGGCTCCGCTATGG
It encodes:
- a CDS encoding MarR family winged helix-turn-helix transcriptional regulator gives rise to the protein MQSFKFHPRPVGKSVTHRRRLGVFDRLEVCNVLGHHRHDCHRCMPNRNKPVLHPETDLRNLPLALRSAYLALHRRTDAVLSPLGLTADQFVLMLALTEDKTLTQKELADRISSDPSTIRAMLVLLEKKGMIIRRQHPKDLRAKAVSLSAAGRKKAKQAWSVSQPIRNQMNGSLQREQASMLIECLNTLANSLRVSSQQTSNCEVAKRPITQD